From the genome of Geminocystis herdmanii PCC 6308, one region includes:
- a CDS encoding Txe/YoeB family addiction module toxin — translation MKISFLEDGWHDYLYWQNQDKKTLKRINQIIKDIERNPFDGIGKPELLKFDFSGLWSRRINQEHRLIYQLLDDEIIIIQCRYHY, via the coding sequence ATGAAAATTTCCTTTTTAGAAGACGGTTGGCATGATTATTTATATTGGCAAAATCAAGATAAAAAAACATTAAAAAGAATTAATCAAATCATTAAAGATATAGAAAGAAACCCATTTGATGGTATTGGCAAACCTGAACTCTTAAAGTTTGATTTTAGTGGATTGTGGTCAAGACGTATTAATCAAGAACATCGATTAATTTATCAGTTATTAGACGATGAGATTATTATTATTCAGTGTCGTTACCATTACTAA